The genomic segment TCCTTCACCGCTGCCTTAAGCAGCTCCACGTTCACCGGGTCAAGCCCGCTAAAGGCTTCATCCAAAATAACGATTTTCGGCTTATGAATGACCGAAGCAATGAACTGGATTTTTTGCTGGTTGCCCTTCGACAGCTCCTCCAGCTTCTTGTTGTAATATTCCGGCACGCCGAATTTTTCCAGCCAATACTTCAAGCTTTGATCGGCATCCCGCTTCGACATCCCCCGCAGCTTCGCCAAATACAGCAGTTGGTCGCTTACGCGAACACGCGGATACATCCCCCGCTCCTCCGGCAAATAACCGAGCATTTGCAGCTGATTATGGCTGTAAGGCTTGCCGTTGTATAAAATTTGGCCCCCATCAGGAAAAATAAGTCCCAGCACCATTCGCATCGTCGTCGTTTTGCCCGCTCCGTTCGCACCTAGCAGGCCGTAAATTTCACCTTCTCCTACTTCAAGGCTAATGCCATTTACCGCTGTTTTATCGCCATACTGCTTATAGATTTGTTCAATTTTTAGTGGCTTCATTGTAGTCTCCTCCTTGATATCAAGCTCTAATATGCTGTCTGTCCTGTTCAATCAATACCGCCAAAATATCATCCAGATCAAGCGCCTTCCGTCCCATAATCGCGATATGTTCCCGCTCGCACCAGCGCTCGGTTTCCATTGCCTGCCGGGTAACGATTCGCAGATTGCCGCCCCCTGCATCTTCCACCATACATTTTCCGGGGATGCTCTTCACATCCTTGCCTACAAGCTCGCTGCCACTCACATAAAACATATGCCAGCTGCTGAGCAGCTCATCCTTCTCATACATGCCTAGTATTCGGCCCTGTGCCATAAAGACAATATAATCTGCAAGCCGTTTCACTTCATCCACAATGTGGGATGCCATGAGAATCGTTCGCTGGCCATCATTCATATAGTTGTGCAAAAAGCTCATCATGCTGCGCCAGGCTAGCGGATCGAAGCCCGAGGAAGGCTCGTCGAGCAGCAGCAGCTCGGGATGATGGGCGAGCACAAGCGCGAATTCATACTTGCGCCGCGTCCCTTTGGACATTTTGCCGAGCTTAATGCTATCATCGACCTCGAACATCCGCAAAATTTCACGATAAAGGTTTATATCCCAATTCGGGTACCATTTTCGCACAAAATCCGTCTTGTCCGAAGCTCTCAGCTTATTCTCATGGCTGCCGAACAGCTCTGGCACATAACCGATTTTATTTTTCCATCCGGTATCCTTCTGGTCTGCGATTGAATGGCCGAGCAAGCTCAGCTCGCCTTTATCCGGCTTAATTAGATTCAACAGCATCCGAAAGGTCGAGCTTTTGCCTGAACCATTCGGGCCGACAATTGCAGTAACGCAGCCCTTCGGTACTTCCAATGAAAGAGGGCCAAGCTGAAACCGTTCACGCCGCAGCTCTACTTCCTGTATACGAATCGCAATATCGTTGCTCATGACGCCGCCTCCCCCTAAACGTTATCTTTAAAACGCTTCTCCAGCTGTTCGCGAAAAATCTGTTCCAGCTCCTCGCGTGAGCATTTAACCCGCTGTCCTGCTGTGATTGCAATCTCGAATGCTTCCACGACTGCCACCAAGCGGTAACGATCTCGATCATCCTGCTCAACGGCCGCAACGTAGGTTCCCGTCCCCTGCCTCGTTCGCAGCAGCCCTTCCGACTCCAGATCCTGATAAACCCGGCGCACCGTAATGACGCTGCATTTCAGCGACTGCGCCAGCTCCCTAATGGAGGGGAGCAGCATCCCTTCGGCTAATTGCCCGCTGACAATTAATGCTCTCAGCTGTACTTCTATTTGATAATAAAGCGGCTCGGCGCTTTGCTCATTTATTTGAATCGGCAGCCACACGGCTTCACCTTCTTTACTTCTTTACTTTTTTACTCCATTGCTTATTTAGAAGCTCCGTGTTTCCAACCGATGCTTAAGACACACATAGCTGATGGCTATTCCGGTCATACTGACAAGCAGCCCAACTAACAAATACCACCACTCCCCATTTTCAAATCCTGTCAGCACACTGTTGACGATAGAAAAGCCATTAAAGCTGAGCAGAGTGCTGATAAGCATATACATGATGCAATACAACACGCAAACGATCATGTACGTCTTTCCTGTGAAGCCATATTCCCAGATGGCATACGTAGCAGCCATGCCAAGCGAATATAAAAACCAGAATAGTCCATATAAAAGATAAGCGCCTGGAGAAATGGCCTCTCTTAAGCCATCCACCAAAAAATATTGAATCAGGAAGAAAATAATTTGCAGCGGGAACAGCATAACCGCTATTTGCAGCATTCTGCCCCATATGATCTGCGGCACCGTAATAGGCATCGTACGCCATTCTGCAAGCTTTTCACTATAGGTATCATTGCGCCAGCAGCTCATACTAGAGCGGCTTAGCACAAAGCCGAGACAAGGCAGCGTCGTGAGAAAAACAAAATCGATCGCCCAATATTCCCCTGCCGAAACATCCATTTCATTAAATCGGTACAAAAATCCCAGCACAATTGCCATATATAAAGCTAGTAAAAGCGAACCTAGAAAACCCCAGCGCGTCTTCCGCAATTCGTAGATTAAAATATGCCATGCCCCTTGCCACATGCTCACAAGTTTTCCTCCTGTCACTCTATATACTGTATATATCTTTATACACAGTATAATCACACCTCATTTGGTTGTCAATACGTCCCAGCCTTTTTTCGAAAAAGGGCACTGCCTAGCCATGTTTGTTCAGCGGCAAATCAAAAAAAGCCTTGGACACGAGCTTAGAGGCTCAGACCAAGGCTTTATATCTTATATAGGATGTGCTGCTGTTTTAGAAGCGCGCTGCTGCTGCTTTGGCTTCTTCAATCGCATAGGCAACAATCGCTTCTGCTTCATTCGGCTTTTGGTTATGGCCTTCTGCAACAACGATTTCGAAATTCGTCACGCCGAAAAATTGCATAATATTGCGGATATAATTCAAGGACATTTCAGCTGCCGCTGCTGGACCTTCGGAGTACACCCCGCCTCTTGCATTCAGCAGAGCAACTTTTTTATCAGGAATCAGTCCAACCGGACCTTGCTCGGTATATTTGAACGTTTTGCCTGCTTCGTAAATGTAGTCAATATACGTATGCAGCACAGCTGGAATCGTCAGGTTCCATAGTGGAAAACCGAAAACGACCTTGTCCGCAGCAAGAAATTGATCAATATATTTGCTGGAAACATTAACTGCCGCCTGCTCCTCAGGTGTCAGCTCATAACCGCGCGCCGCTTTAAATTTACCGTTAATCATATCGGCATTCAAATACGGAAGCTCTTCTTGGAACAAATCCAGTTCCGTAACGTTATCATTTGGATGTGTCTCTTTGTAAGTATCCAGGAAAGCTTGGTAGAGCTTCACGCTCACTGCTTGGTCCAAACCACGATCATTTGCTTTTACAAAAAGTACAGTACTCATAATAATTATTCCCTCCGTAAAAAAGCGCTAAATGCAGGCAGCTTCTCAATTGTGTATTTGTAATAAGCTTTATTTTACAAGCCTTGTTCTTACAAATCATCGGCCAATAGCATGAAAGTCGCCCGTATTGAGTCTCAGAGGGCTTAGGTCTAGTCTTACGACTCTGGGCCCAAATAATGAATGCCGCGCAGCGCGGCTTGTGTTCGATCGGTTACATCCAGCTTGCTAAGAATGCTGCTGACATGGGTTTTGACTGTTTTTTCGGCAACGACTAATGCCCGGGCAATTTCTTTATTGCTTTTCCCTTTCATCAGCTGCCTAAGCACCTCTATTTCACGAGGCGTTAGCGATGTAAAGGCTAATTGATCTGACTTAACGCGCGTTGAATCAGGTTCCGACTGTAATGGGAGCGGTGGATGCAATAAACGATCCTCTGTTCTTTCAAACCGTCCAGCTGGTGTCCCACCCCCGATGAGCACGCCGGAAATATCAGGATGCAGCTGAATATTGCCTTTATAAGCGCTGCGTATCGCCTCCGCCAGCTGATCCGGTGCGACATCCTTCAGCATATACCCAATCGCCCCCGTCTGAAGAGCAGGAACAATATGGCCGCGGTCGGAGAAGCTGGTCAGCACCAGCACTTTAATCGCCGGGTGCTGCTCGGCAATGATTCGGCTTGCCTCTATGCCATCCATGACAGGCATTTGCAAGTCCATCAAGATCATATCCGGCTGGAGCTCGGCCGCTTTCTCCACTGCTTCCTTCCCGTTGGCTGCCTCGCCGACAATTTCAAAATCCGGCTGCAAATTCAGAAAGAAGGCAATGCCCTTCAAAACAATTTGATGATCGTCAACGAGTAAAAGCTTAATTTTCATCATTCACCCTCCCTCCTCTGCAGCGAGCGGTATGCTCGCCCGAATGACGGTTCGCTGCCCCATCTCGCTATGAATGATAAACTCACCTCCAAGCGCCTCTGCTCTTTCGCGCATAGACAGCATCCCCATCGTCTGTCCCTGCAGTTGTTTTGGGGTAAAGCCCCGGCCATGATCCTCGATTTCCAGCGTTACTTCACGCTCTGATTTCACAAGCCGAATATAGGCAGCTTCTGCACCTGAATGCTTCCGAATGTTGTTAAGCCCTTCTTGGCCAATCCGCCATAACCCTTCTTCAAGCGCACGGGGCAGCTCCTTCAACCCTTCCGCCTCTGCATGTACGACAAGGTCCATTCTTTCGCCATACTGCTTAAGCGCAGGCAGCAGGCCATTCTCAAGACCAGCGGGATGCAGCTGCCAAATAAGCGTCCGCATCTCCCTGAGTGTTTCCTGCGACAAGCTGGCCATTTCCTGAAGCGAGCGTTCCACGATCGGCTCTTTCCCGCCGAGAATCTTTTCTGCCCCTTTGGCGATAAAAGACAGCGAAAATATTTTTTGCATCACCGAATCATGCAAATCCCGTGCCATTCGGATTCGTTCCTCCATACGGGCTAGCTCCCGGCGCTGCTCATTTACTCTCAAATTATCTATGCTGAGCGTCAAATGCTCACCGAGGGCATACATAAATTCTTCATGATAATGATCGAATTGCCCACTATCGTTACTGCTAATGAACAAAACACCGAAGGGGCAGCTGCCCCTTCGCAGCGGAATCGCTGCGGCCGATGTGAATGCCTTTAGACCTTTCGCTGTTAGCGGGACGACCGCTTCCTCCTTGCTGTCTGCAACAACGATGAGACGATTATGGTGAAAAGCGTCGGCCACAACTCCCCCGTTTCCACAATTGAGCTGCTGCCAGCCTTCCCTCGTCTGCTCCCCGTCATAATAGGCACGCAGCGAGAGATTATCCTGCTCATAGACGAATAAAGCAATTTGCGGCCAGTCGAAAGCAGCGCTAATATGTTCAACCGCTTTCAAGGGCAGCTGGCTAATGTCCTGCACCGCATGGATACGCGTAATGACATCGCCAAGCTTCGCATAGAGCAGCGCATTTCGCTCCTGTGCCTGATATAGGCGAATACGCTTAATCGCTGTGCCTATCTGGTAGGCAACCGCCTGCAGCAGGGCAAGCTCCTCATTTGAAAAAAATTCTTTGCCCGCCTGCGCAGCATTCAGCAATCCAAAGCTCTCCGCGCCTGCCTTCAGCGGCACCGTCGCATGATGCGTCAAGCCGCCTCTATCGCCAGCATTGTATTCCGCTGCATATACAATTCGTGAGCATTCAATAATGTTGACCGCACGATTCAGCTTGTTTTGGCGGTAGCTTTCGGTGCACCAGCAGCCTTCTCCGCACATCGCTGCATTATCGTTGGCTGCAAGGGTTGAGGGGAGATTTTGCGCGGCCGCACATATGCTGTCTGAATGCTCATCAAGCAAGAAGATCCAGCCCGTCGTAAAGCTGGTCACCTCAAGAAGCTTCACCAGCACCGCATTTAGCATAACCTTCATATCATTCATCGAATTGAGCATCTCCGCAATTTCCTTGAGCGCCGCCAGCTCATCTGCGCGAATCTCTCTGGACAAGGCAAATCCCCCTTAATACAGCAAAGCCGCGAATCAGCTTCGCGGCTTCCTTGTCATATGAACTTTATAGACCAAATATAGCATCAATCATCGGCTTCGTATGGCCGCCTGGATATAATAAATACAGCAGGACATAAACGATAACGCCCGTAATCGCTGTGAAAAACCAGATAATCGACGTCACGCGGCCCCATTTGCGATGCTTGGCATATTTGCTCTTGAAGCCTAGCACGAGTGTCGTAATGCCGAATACCGCTGCTACCGTCGCAAGCGTAATATGGAAAATCAGAAAGACAACATAATAGAGATGCATGCTGTCAGGTCCGCCCCATGTCGTATTGCCGACAACTATTGTTCGTGAGGAGTAAATAATAAAGAAGATGATGGCTGCAATTGCAGCTGCGATCATCACTTTCTTATGCGCCTCAACTTTACGCTTAATAATCAGTGCCCAACCAATCGCAACCAGAATCGCGCTAATAACGATAAATGATGTGCTTATTGTAGGGAGAATAAAATACCAATCCAATGTCGATCCCACCTATATCGGTAAAGTAGTAAATCCTCATGTCTATTACGCCGTACCTGTATTGGTATTCGGCAAATCGTCTTCTTTACGCTCACGCTTGTACCATTGCTTGAATATATACGCCAGTATAATCCCGTACATCAACTCTTGCAATAGCTTCATGACAATGCCGCCTAGCTGCTGGTCCTCTACCACTTCCATTAAATTGAAAAATTGAGGACCGTCAAACATCGTAAGCAGCCTCGATGGATCACCTGATACACAGTAGCCCATCGCCAGCACCCATACGTTGGGATCATTGTAAATCGCATATAAGGGAGTGCTTGCAAATATAATTAAGGCGCACGCGGGAGTCAGCAAAATGCCATTCGCGAAAACATACGCCATCTTCTTCAAATCCGTCAGGCGATTCCATTCCGGCACAGGACATGCAATCTGCCACCACATCATGATCGCAGCAATTAGCATAACAAAATAATAGATACGGTGAATCGTATAGTGGGTCATGACAAAGTCATGTATGACTGGTACATGGTAAAAAGAAAATAAGAGATTAAACAGCAGCAGCGATAAAATAGGATTCATTAGAAAGTTGAGTGAACGCCATTTTTTCGAAGCAAACAGCTTGCGCCACATAAATGCGGGTATCGATAATATAAGCATCGGCGGCACAATGAGATAAGAAATCGACATATTGAACATATGGAAGGTAAACATTAAATGTCCCAGGAAATTAAGCGGCCCGCCATTGCACAAATAATAGAGAATAGCCGAAACAACAAACATAAACCGCTGCTTGCCTGTTGCAGACGCCTCAAGCGGTGCGTGCTTCTCCCGCCATGGTCCGTTCAAATAAAAATACAAAATGATTACAGCAATTGTACCGAACATATACCATGGGGTCCACAACTCTTCAAAACTGAAATATTCCAGGCCAAGCATGGCTGCAACCTCCCTTTATTTTCTGCAAAAGAGGAGGGAACCCGCCCGGGACCCCTCCTCTGTGCAATTGCAAATCCGTTTTACCACCAAACCCAATATTCAGCCATAATGAAGGCTGTAAAAGCAATAAATACACCCATAAGAATGCCGACCGTAGCAAAAACGTGACCGCGGTCTTTCATATGCATCCAGAATGCCATTTGTACGAACACTTGGAGCAAAGCGCAACCCATAATAATGATGTAGATGAAGCTTTTATTGATTTCGCCAGCCGCTACCGCAGCAAATGCTACGAGTGTCAGCAATATGGAGAAAATGAACGCAATAATGTGCTTCTTTGGTCCCTCTGAGTTGTGGCGAACTGGACGCTGCTGTTCTTCAGCTGTCGAGTGATTGCTTGCCATTTGGCTAGACCACCTTTCCCATCAAATAAACGACGGTGAAGATAAATACCCAAACTACGTCGATAAAGTGCCAGTACATTCCTGCAACATACACTTTAGGAGCTGTAACAACTGTAAGGCCTTTTTTCATCAACTGTCCGATAATGCTGGAAATCCAGAAAATACCGAACGCAACGTGGGCGCCGTGGAATCCGACTAACGTATAGAAGGAAGAACTGAACGCACTTGTCGTAAAGCCATGTCCTTCATGCACATAGTGGTAAAACTCATAAATTTCGAGTCCCAGGAATCCAAGTCCAAGCACAACGGTTACGATCAACCAGTTGATTAAAGCTTTTACATTATGATTATGCAGCGCTTGGATAGCAAATACGCTAGTCAAGCTTGATGTAAGCAAAATTGCAGTTGCAGCTGCAACGAGCGAAAGCTTGAACAGCTCGTTCGGCTGTGGTCCGTCAAGCACTTGGTGGCGAAGGGCAAGGAACGCCGAGAACAGCGTTCCGAACAAAACCGTTTCACCGCCAAGAAATAGCCAGAAACCTAATACTTTATTGCGGCCCTCAAGAGTGGCTTTCTCGGGCTCATGAGGAAGATGCCCCTCTGCATGTGAATGTGTACTCATGCCTTAACCCCCTTGTCTTCCAACTCTTCCGGCTCAATGTGGAAACCATGATCATCATATACCGAGCGAAGGAACATGCTTCCGAACGTAATCAACAGGCCCAGACCGGCAACATAGAAACCAATATGTTCTGTAATAAACGTCCAATCCCTCGAATACATCAGGCCAAAGCCTGTAATGAACAAGCCAAGCGACATTGTGAACGGCAGAATAGAAGGAGATGGCATATGGATTGAGCCAATTGGCTCAGCAGGCGTCATGCCTTTGTGTCCATCCATTTTCTCTTTCCAATAAGCATCGTAGCCGCGAACAAGCGGAGTTTGCTTAAAGTTATATTCTGGAGGCGGCGATGGAATGGTCCATTCCAGCGTACGGCCATCCTCCCAAGGATCATCTGCTGCATTTTGTGGTTTTGCATTAGTGATAACTACGTTCAGGAAGAACATAATTGTACCAATACCCATCATGATTGCACCAATTGTACTGATCAAGTTCATTTCATTAAATCCAAGGCCGTCGAGGTACGTCCAAATACGACGAGGCATACCAAGCAAACCGAGGAAATGCTGAATAAAGAATGTCAAATGGAAACCGATGTAGAACATCCAGAACGTCCATTTTCCAAGCGTTTCATTCAACACGCGACCGAACATTTTAGGCCACCAGTAGTGAAGACCGGAGAAAATACCTAAAATCAGACCGCCGACGATAACGTAGTGGAAATGCGCAACTACGAAATACGTATCGTGATACTGGAAATCCGCTGGCGCAGCTGCAAGCATAACGCCTGTAACGCCGCCCATTACGAAGGTCGGAATAAAACCAACGGCATACAAGTTAGCGCTCGTAAACTTGATCGAGCCGCCCCACATTGTAAAGATCCAGTTGAAGATTTTAATACCTGTTGGCACTGCAATCAGCATCGTTGCTATTGAGAACAATGCGTTAGCTACAGGCCCCAGACCCGTCGTAAACATGTGATGCGCCCATACCATGAAGCCCAAAAAGCCGATCAGAATTGTCGCGAATACCATCGAGCTGTAACCGAAAAGGCGTTTACGCGAGAATGTACTGATTACCTCGGAAATAACACCAAAGGCAGGCAGGATGAGAATATACACTTCAGGGTGTCCGAAAATCCAGAAAATATGCTCCCATAGTACAGCGTTACCGCCATTGTTAGGGTCGAAGAAGTTGGCATCGAATACCCTGTCGAACATCAGTGCAGCCAAACCTACAGCAAGTGCAGGGAAAGCGAACAAGATAAGCGCCGACGTAATGAACGAAGCCCATGTAAACATCGGCATCCGCATGAAGGTCATGCCAGGTGCGCGCATATTAATGATCGTTACCAGGAAGTTAATCCCCCCAATAAGCGTACCAATACCCGCTATCTGGAGACCTAGGACATAATAATCCATCCCATGGCCAGTACTGAACGCCGGCCCCGAAAGTGGTGCGTAAGCCGTCCAGCCGGCAGCTGGCGCGCCTGTGCTTGTAAACCAGCTGACATTCAATAATACGGCTCCGAAGAAAAACGTCCAGAAGCCAAGTGCATTTACAAAAGGAAAAGCAACGTCGCGTGCGCCGATTTGCAGCGGCACGACCGCGTTCATTAAAGCAAATAGCATCGGCATCGCAGCCAAGAAGATCATTGTCGTACCGTGCATAGTAATCAGCTCATTGTATGTATCCGCACTAACGAAATCATTTAGCGGCTTCCAAAGCTGAATCCGAATAAGAAGTGCTTCCAAACCACCGACCAGAAAGAAAAAACCGCCGGCGATCAAATATAAAATACCGATTTTTTTGTGGTCAACCGTTGTTAACCAGTCCATCAGACCAGAGTAACGCTTAACCGCGTGTCCTTGAGCCAAGTTGGTACCTCCTTTTCATCACCGATGATCTATTTTTCGTAGTCCAATGTTAATTCCGATAAGTATTTCGCAATACCATCAAGCTCTTGCTGCGTCAGATCGATCTTGCCCATCAGATTGCCTGGTTTGACATCATCAGGATTTTCGATCCAACGATGAAGATTGTCATAAGTGGAACCTTCATTGGAGTACTTAGGATCATCTGTATTAATCAGGATACCACCAACGGAATCACGGCTTCCAATACCTGTAAGGTTCGGGTACAATGGTCCGCCTTTGTCGCCAACAGCGTGGCAAACGAGACATTTGCTTTCGAAAGCAGCGGCAATGGCCGGATCGCTTGGCATTGCTACTGGCTCTTGAAGCGCTGCTGCCCAACGGTCGAACGAGGCATCATCAACCGATTTCACCTTAAAGTCCATCAAGCCGTGGGAAGGTCCGCAAAGCTCGGCGCATTTGCCCAAGTAAACGCCTTCTTTTGGTGCCGAGAAGAACATTTTATTTGTTGAACCACCAGGATTAGTATCGATTTTACCTGCAAGGGAAGGAACCCAGAACGAGTGAAGCACGTCTGCTGTCTTCGCTTCAATTGTAATGGTCTTGCCTTTTGGAATAACCAGCTCCTGCGCCGTCTTGATGCCCAGATCCGGATACTCGAATTCCCACCAATATTGATGTGAAGTTACTATTACTTTAACCGCATCTGGATCGTTTGAATGATCCTTTGACAGGTTAAATACGGTCTGAACGGTAGGAACACCCAAAATAATCAAGAGAATAATAGGAATTACGGTCCAAATAATCTCTAGCTTGTGGCTACCTTCGACCTGCTTGGGAATCGACTTATCTCCCTTACGTCTGCGAAAACGGACAATGACAAACAAACAAAGTGCAAATACAATCACTACTACACCGATCATGATTGAAAATGCGAGCTTCATCAATCCGAATTGCTCTTGCGCTACGGGCCCCTGGGGATTCAGCGCGGATAGATCTGCTCGTCCGCATGCTGACAGCACCAATACCATCAAGGCCAGAAGCGGCGCAAGCCGTTTAAAAAACTGCCACCGATTCATCAATAATCAACCCCACTTTTGACGTTTTTGCAGCTGTAAACACCCCGAAATTGTGGCAAACTGCTTGTTTTTAAGCTAATAAAAAATGACAACTTCTGCGACCTTAATACCTTATTAAATATAAAGTTGAAGCCCTTATTTGTCAATGTTCCACAGAGAGTTCACAAATTGTTCGCAAAGCTGTCAAATTCGTTATTTTAAAGCGCTTTTTTCGAGAATCGCGGGCTTTCCGTTCACAAAGTCAAATCTGTATAGCTTTTCCTGCGTATATTTAATCGTTCCCTACAAACCCTATTCTTATTACAGCAGGAATGGAGGACATCTAAATGCCAAAAAAACGAATGTTTTATGCATTGTTATGCAGCGCCCTCCTCGTATGCTCATCGACTGCCTGCAACTACGAGCAGCGGGTACAGGACAGCGACTACGATTATGGCAGCAGGCAAGCTGGCGATCCCAAAATGCTGGGCAGCAAAATGTATGGAACGACGACGAACAATCCGCATCAGCATGACAATGCTTTTTTCGAATACAGCAATACGTTGTCTAAGAAGGTGACCAACTTAAATGGCGTGGCCGCGGCGAACGTCATGCTGACCGACAAAAATGCTTATGTCGGCATCGTGCTTGATTGGACCGCTGTCGGTACAAGAGGGGCTGGAGGCAATCGGGAGCAGTTGAACGGCGGAAAGCCAGAGGACGCCTATAACACGAGCCGTGTCAGCCCGCTTGAGGACAATCGGCTGCTCGTCAAGCCTTATCAGTCGTATTTCTCGGTCAACGACCACAATGAGCTGTCCCCGGAGCTTAAGCAAACGATCGCCACGCGTATTCGCGAGCTTGCCCCGATGGTGCAGGAGGTGCACATATCCGCCAATATGGATTTCGTGAATAAGCTGAATGATTATGCAGTGGAGTCGTGGGGAGGACGATCACTGACCCCGCATGTGGATGCTTTCAACACTTTGGTGAAATATCAATTCGTCGGCGGCCAGGAAATGCCCAAGCCAATTACTTCCAAAAAAACACCATAAAGATGAGCCTCGCATTTGTATATCAAAAAAACTCTTCTATTATATATGCTGATGCAACGCAACATTGATGAAGGGGACCTTTAAGCAGGGTCCCCTTTTCGCTGTTTCAGCATGATGAATAGACACAGCAGCATGGCAGCAAACGACCAAACAGCCATTGCACTATAAAGTTTCGTCCCGCCATACTGATCAATGAACCACCCTCCGACGGTCGCCGATATGATGCTCGAAACTCCAAAAAGCAGCACCGCTAGCACCGTCTGGCCCGTCGCCTTCCATTCCTCAGGTACAAGCTTATACAAATATTGAATCGACGCCGCATAAAACAGCACAAAGGAGACCCCTTGCAGCAGTTGCAGCCATATCAGAGCAGCAGGATCAGTGACGACAGCAGACAGCGCAAAGCGCAGCGCATAGCAACTAGCAGCAGCGGCGATAACAGCCAGCTCTTTTCCCGGTTTAATGAAATAATGGCTAATGGCGAAAAAAACAACTTCTATAATCGTCATAACGGTCCAGGCTTGCCCGACTAACTGGACATCGCCGCCCAAGCTTTTAATATACAGGCCGATATAATTATCATTCATCCGGTGCGGCACCGCTAGAAACAGGACAAGTCCGAGAAACCATAGCGTCTGCTTGCTTCTGAAAAACAAGCCGATCTCCCTCAGCGCCATCGGTTTGGCAGTTGCCGGCACTTCCGCAAGCAGGCTGCACAGCAGCAAGGTGATGACCCCATACACGAGGAATAATACCGCCAAGCTGCCGATGCCATAGTGCTTGCCTGCATAGCCAATGATAGAAGATGCCATCGCAAAACCAAGTGAGCCAAACATCCGGATCGAGCCGAAATTGACCTTATATTGAAGGGACACACGATAATTAAAGCTTTCTACCAAAGGGTCCGTCGGCATGAAGAAGAAATACATCAAGCTAATGCCTACAAACAACGGCACCAGCTCCGTGGAGCGATAGAGCAGTCCGCCGATTACGACAGATACCGCAATAAGCAGCAGCAACACCTTTTTGATTACCTTGTATTTGTCGCTTATCATTCCCCAAAGCGGCTGGGATACGACCCCAATGAGGCTGCCCAGCCCCAGCATCAACCCAATATTCGTGGCGCTAATATCGCGTTCAGCCAAATAAATAGGCAGAAAGGAGAGAAATAATGCAAACAGCGAGAAATAGAAGTAATTGTATGCGCGCAAAAATAAAACCTGTCTCATAGCC from the Paenibacillus sp. BIHB 4019 genome contains:
- a CDS encoding MFS transporter — encoded protein: MRQVLFLRAYNYFYFSLFALFLSFLPIYLAERDISATNIGLMLGLGSLIGVVSQPLWGMISDKYKVIKKVLLLLIAVSVVIGGLLYRSTELVPLFVGISLMYFFFMPTDPLVESFNYRVSLQYKVNFGSIRMFGSLGFAMASSIIGYAGKHYGIGSLAVLFLVYGVITLLLCSLLAEVPATAKPMALREIGLFFRSKQTLWFLGLVLFLAVPHRMNDNYIGLYIKSLGGDVQLVGQAWTVMTIIEVVFFAISHYFIKPGKELAVIAAAASCYALRFALSAVVTDPAALIWLQLLQGVSFVLFYAASIQYLYKLVPEEWKATGQTVLAVLLFGVSSIISATVGGWFIDQYGGTKLYSAMAVWSFAAMLLCLFIMLKQRKGDPA